A region of the Candidatus Latescibacter sp. genome:
AAAAGAATACAGAAGACAGTAACCAGAAGACAGAATAAAGAGATTTTCTCTCGCAAAGTTCGCAAAGTTCGCAGAGAAATAAATAGTATAAACCAGAAAATATTGGACAGGATTAACAGGATTCACAAGATTAGGAAAAACAAGAATTTAAAAATCCTGTCTTGTAAATCCTGTCAAAAAAGGTTCTCAAGCCGATATGGATTTTCATCGAATCAAACTCTTTTTCATCTTTCAGGGGCCAGCGCTCCTTTACGCAATTGTTATTTTTTCCCTTTCCTCGTTTCCGGGATACAAACTTCCCTCTCTTCCTTTCGATTATGGGGACAAACTGGTCCACTTTCTCGAATTCGGGCTGTTCGGCATCTTCCTTTACCGCGCTTTCCGGTTTCCTCAGCCCTCATTTCAACCTCTCCGCCTGACCATCGCGTTCGGGTTACTTTACGCCGCTTCGGACGAAATTCACCAGCTCTTTGTTCAGGGAAGATTCTGCGATTTCTTTGACTTTGCAACCGACAGTGTCGGATTGATAGTCTTCGCGTTCATCTCCTCCCGCCTGAACCCGGCCCCCCCGGACGATTCCGAGATATTCATCCTGAACCGGGATCGGTGAAGACAGAATCCTGGTACGAGGGATAGTATCTTCCGACAGTGATGTCCGGCTATAATTTCGT
Encoded here:
- a CDS encoding VanZ family protein encodes the protein MDFHRIKLFFIFQGPALLYAIVIFSLSSFPGYKLPSLPFDYGDKLVHFLEFGLFGIFLYRAFRFPQPSFQPLRLTIAFGLLYAASDEIHQLFVQGRFCDFFDFATDSVGLIVFAFISSRLNPAPPDDSEIFILNRDR